A stretch of DNA from Thermococcus sp. Bubb.Bath:
ACTCAAAGGAGGAGCTATTCAGCGAGGTGAAGAGGGGAATCTACATCACCAACGTGTGGTACACCCGCTTCCAGAACTACGTTGCGGGAGACTTCTCGACGATACCGAGGGATGGCATCTTCCTCGTTGAAAACGGCGAGCTGAAGCCGATAAGGAACATCCGTGTAAGTGACAACCTCCAGAGAATTCTTGAAAACATCGTAGCCCTCGGAAAGGAGCTCCACCACATCCACTGGTGGGAAGTCAACACTCCGGTCTCGACGCCCTACGTGCTCGTTAAAGACGTCGGCATAACGAGGGCAACGAAGTGAATGCTTTTAAGTTAGTTTTTTCTCCCTTTGTTTCTTGTTCTTTGGGGAGCGTTGACACCTTACAATATTTATAACGTGCGGTCCAATTTGACATGCTCTGAGATAGATACAGCAGGGAGAATGGTGCTGGAGATATTGAATTTGATCGTGAGACTTCTTGTATGGGGACTTGCCACGTATCGATGGTGGAAGCGAAGGGAAGACTTCATGTTCCTCCTCAGCCTTGCAATATGGGTAGATGTCCTTGCGGCACTATCCAAGAGGGCGGTTCTTGCCGACATTGGGCTAAAACCAAAGACAACTGCTCTGGCGCCATTGATGAGCATCCTTGCCATAATCGAAGGAGTTCTTTTAATAACCGCATCCCTGCTTGTCCTTGATCGGATTAAAGAGCTCTGGAGCCAGTTTGCACTCTTAACAAGTACCACCCTCGGGTCACTGTACGTTCTTATGGCGACTTTGCTCAGCGAATCCTCCAAAGTCATCTCCGCAGTTCCCGTGCCATTCCTAGGGATTAGCCTTATGTTTACGGGATACATTCTGCTCAGGAAAGATATTGATTCAAAGAAAGTGGCCGCCCTCTTCCCTATAGGGATATTTCTGCTGGGCGGTATCAACATCACTTACCCCCTAACCGTTGACACTCCCCTGGCGAGATGCCTATACGGTATGGGAGCCCTTTTCAGGGGAATGATGCTCATAGGGATGCTAAACTATGCGTTCATGAGAGTGACACTGCCAGAGATGCCAATAATGGAATTTCCGACCGGCGCTTTCTATACCACTAACGGGAAGATATTCGAAAGACTCCTGTGGAAGATGCAGTCCAGCGGGAACGGGGTTTTTATTACACGGAAGTCTGTTCAGGAGTTCAAGCCAAAGTTCCCCGTGTTCTGGTCAACTATGGTAGCATCGGGCATGCTGGACGAAAATGTCGTGGCAGTTTCCCCTACTGACATAGGGATCCTCATCGACCGCATTAGGAGATACCTAGAGAAAGGCCATTCCCTCGTGGTGCTCGATGGTTTTGAATATCTGGTGCTGGAAAATGGCTTCGAGAGTGCCTTGAAGTTCCTGTTGTCCCTTAAGGACTCCGTCATATCAGGTGGGGGAACTCTCGTGGTGCTGCTTGAGCCAAGGGCACTCTCGAAGAAGCAACTGAGGATAATTCAGAGGGAGTTTGAAGAATTTAAGTTTTGATTTAGTTTCCTAACGTCAACCCACGTTGAGTGGTAGGCAGATCCGTCTCCGTAGCCCTCAACTATCTCGTCCGTAGTGAGAAAGTTCGCGTTCCAGCCAAGGAGCCTGACCCAGAACGCCTTGTAAAGGAGAACCACCCCCTTCGGAACGTCCTCGGTGAACTTCACGGTAGTTTTTATTCTTCCGTTCTCGTTGAATACTTCTACTTTGTCACCGTCCCTTATCTCCCTCTCCTCAGCGTCTGCGGGGTTCATGTAGACGTGAGGATCAATTACCCCGTAAGTGTTGTGGTACTGGCTCGTTATCGTCATACGATAGGTAGGCGTCAGGAGCCTCAGCGGGTATCTCCACTCACGCTTTCTGTACTCGGGGAAAGGGGACAGACCGCGCTCAACTGCCCGCTGGGAGTAGAACTCTATCTTCCCGCTCGGCGTCTCGTATTTCCTCGGTTTTTCGGGTACCTTTACGAAGCCCTTTCTTTTCAGCTCCTCCCAGCTCAGGCCGTTGAGTTCGAGGATTTTCTTTATTACTTCCTCATCGCTCTCATAGAGATGGGGGTTCTTAATGTCCAGAGCCTTTGCGAGTAGCCTCGTGACCTCACTATTGCTCTTTCCGTAAAGCTTCGCAACGGGCTCATTTAAGGCCACGTAGCGGTGGTAGTAGCTGTCGGCTATGTCGAGCCTCTCGAAGAAAGTGTTCGCCGGCAAAACAACGTCGGAGTAGAGCGCCGTATCCGTGAGGAAGATGTCATGGGTGACGACGAAAACGTCGCCCTCTTCTAGGGTCTTCCTGAGCCGGTTCTGGTTCGGCAGGCTCGCCAGCGGATTGGAATTGTAGATGTAGAGGAACTTTATCTCCCCCTTCTCAATGTACTCTGCAAGCTTCATCTGGGGAATCCTCCTGGCGGGCTTCGTCCGTAGGAAGGCCCCCTCCGCATAGGACTTGTCTATCGTCTTCATGTCGTAAATGAAGCCGAAGCGGTGGCCAATGAGTGCTGGGAGGATAGCTATCGCCATAACCGCTTCCCCACCGGAAAGGGAGCGCTGGAAGCCGTAGCCGATGTGGATTACTCCCCTCTTCTCGGCAAAGCCAAAGGCGAAGTCCTTGACCTCCTCCTTCGAAAGCCCTGTCTCTCTAACAACATAATTAAGCGATAGTGTTTTTACATAATTCTTGAATTCTTTAAAACCGTGAACGTTTTCCCTCACGAAGTCCCGGTCGTAGAGCTCGTTGTCGATGATAAGCTTCGCAACACCTAAAGCGAAAAGAACGTCGGTTTCAGGCCTTACCTGGAAGAAGCGGTGGGAGCGCTTTGCAGTTTCGGTTCTCACGGCATCAACGGTCCACATCTCAAGGCCGTAGCGCTTTGCTAGCATGAAACCATGAAGGTTGGTCCAGAAGGGGTTGACGCCCCAGTAGACGATCAGCTTTTTGTTTTTGAGCTTTTCCGGATCGAGGCCTACCGCGGTTCCATAAATGTCTTTCAGCGCCTCCTGCCCGGCCCTGTCGCATATCCCGTGGTCGAGCATAGCTGTGTTGAGGTAGTGAAAGAGCCTCATGGGAAAGGCGTAGTTGACAATTCCCCTATCGCCCGCATACTGGTAGACCAGAACACTCTCGCTCCCGTGATTTTCTATGGTTTCCCTAAGCTTGCCCGCCACGAGCCTTATCGCTTCCTCCCAGCTTGCCCCTCTGAATTCACCGCTTCCCCGCTCTCCTGTGAGTATCAAAGGGACTTTTAGCCGCTCGGGCGAGTGGAACCACTTTGGGAGGAGCGCTCCCTTGGGGCAGAGAAAGCCGGCAGTTATTGGATGCTCTGGGTTCCCCCTAGTGACCAGCTTCCCGTCCTTAAGCTCGCTTATCATCGAGCAAGTATCGTAGCAGTCCCGCATGCAAACGCTGAACTTGGGCATAGTCGGGAATGAACATATTAGTTCAAATATTTTTTGCTCAGGCAACGTCGCTCGAATTTTCTCCAGATAACACAGGGTTTTGTGGGTATCATTTAAGTGCACCCATGATTAACGATGCGAAATGAAAACATTTATTAGGCAAAAATGCCCACCTTGGGCGATTGTCCAGGAGGTGATAAAATGAAGAAGCCAATCGGAATCTTGATGGCTTTCTTTGTAGTGGCCACCTTTCTGCACCCGGTGGGCGCCATCGGAAGCCTCGGGGGAAGCAGCTACTACCACCCGTACCCCTACGGTCTCAAGCCGGGGGACATCGTTATCGGTCACAACCCCCTCAGCAGCATCATAATCCCCGGCTACTGGACGCACACTGGAATGATAGCATACTACGATTACAACGCTGGAGACTGGGTTGTCGTTGAGGCCTGGGACGATCCGAGTGAGGTAAGGCTCGTTTACCTCTCGGACTTCCTCAAGAGGTACGACACCGTCGCAGTACTTCGCGTTAGGACGACGGATAGCATACGGCAGGCTGCCGTCAACTTCGCCCTCCAGCAGCTTGGAAAACCCTACGACTGGCACTGGTACACCAAACACGTCTACGGCAACTCCTACTACTGCTCAGAGCTCGTCTGGGCGGCTTATATGGCGGCCAGCGGCGGTACCGTTGACATAGATGCCAACCCAGGATGGACTCTTAAATATCTCGATGGTGTCGCCCCGCAGGAGATTTACGACGATAGTGACACCTACGTGATATACTACGACTCGGCCTGAAGGCCTCCTCTTCTTTCTTTTATCTAGGCCTCCTCACCCAAAGAGGCCGAGTGCGGGGCCAACGGTTATCGCCATGCTCAAAAGGCCACCGAGTATCAGGGCGGGAATGGATCTTCTTGCCTCGATTCCCAGGAGGTACGCCGCCAGGGCGCCGGTCCATATACCAGTCCCCGGGAGTGGAACGGCAACAAATATGAGGAGACCCCAGAACCCCCACTTCTCTACGTAGGGATGGGCCTTCTTTCTGACGCGCTCAACGTAGTATATGTAGAGACGCGCTACCTTCTTAAGGGGCGTCTTTTTGAGCCAGAGCATAACCCCGTCAATGTAGGGCAGGACCGGGGGAAGGACGAGCGAGAGCGTTATAACGCCAATTGAAGCGGCCAAGATTGTTCCCAAAAGGGGATAACCTCTGCCAATTCCGTAGACTATGGCATAGCGGCCCTCAAAGGTTGGGACGAGCGAGAGCAGGAATACCTCAAGGAGACCATTCAACGTCGAACACCCCCAGTTTAAGCGCGTTCACAATGGCACGGTAGTATGGGAGCCACCAATCCTCGGTCAGTACTACCAACATTCCAACCCATGAGCCAAGGAGGAGGCTGAAGAGGACGTCACCAAACCAGTGAACGTGAAGGAGGAGCCTCGAGAGGGCTATCGAAACTGCCCATCCCCCCCAGAGGGGCCAGAGTTTTTTCCAGCGTCTGCTGAGGAAATAGGCGAAGATTGATGCCTTCGCTGTATGGCCCGAGGGGAAGGAGAAGTAGTCGAGGTTCTTAACCCTTTCCAAGAGAGTCCATGAAACGGAGACCTCACCGGGCCTTGGGGTGGCGAAGGAGACCTTTAAGATGGCCACAAGCACCATCGAGAGGACGAAGCCCAGGGAGAGGTCAAGGGTGAAGCGGCTCATCCGCCCCCTCTTTTTGAAGTCCCAGGCGAAGAAGAACAGTATGTAGAGGAGGGAGGCGGTAAGGCTCGCCGTATCGGTGAGTAGGTTCACCAAAAAACCACCGTGGGGAAGTGTCGAGTTCACCCAAGAGTTGAGCCCGTTGAACAGACCCCCCCACTCCATACCAAGCAATATCAGTAGGACTGCAGTTAGGCTCCAAAACTCCAGTTTGTGGGCGTGATTACTCATCCTTCCTTCCCTCCCTGATGGCAACCGCGACGAAGAACAGCGCTATTATCAGAAACTCCAGTGAGTTTGTGATGAGCTCAACCGTGTTCGTCTCCAGATTGGGAAACACTATGTCTATGTGCTCCGCGAACTCCTTCAACGCATAGAGCAGAAATGCGAGGGATACTATTAGGAACTTTCTAAGCCTCGTCCGCTGGTATGCAATCACCGATGCCCCCGTAAGAAGGAGCGAAAAGATGACAATGCCCAGGCTTAAAAGCTGGTCAATATCCAGCATTTTAAACACCCTCCTCGAAGTCCATAAATATGTCCACTATCCTGTCGGCCCATCTCTCAAACAGGCTCGGATGATAGTTCTGGATCATTTTGATGAAGAGCTCAACGTCCCCCTTAAAGTAATATTTCACGAACTTCCCATCCTTAATGCTTCGAACGAGACCCAGCTCATCAAGTTTGGCAATGTAGTAATTTACCGTGGGTGGGGAGAGCCCCAGCTCACTACAGAGCTCTTTTTGAGTTGCCCCCGGGTTTGCTATTATGTACATAATCATTCCCCTCACGTTCTCGCTGGAAAGCAGGGAGAGGACATCTTTTTCCCTCTCATTGAAGATGCCCTTCGGGAAGTAATGCTTCCTCAATCCACTCCTCTTCGAGGTTATCAAGCCCAGCTTTTTGAGCTTTTGAATGTGGTACTGGAGGTCCCCTTTAGCAAGACCCAACTGGCGGGATATCTCATTGAAGCTAAGGCCGGGATTCTCTCTGATGAAATTGAGGATAAGCTTCGTGCGTTCATTGAGCTCATCACTGCCCATCGTTACCTCGGATGTGTATGTTTGGGTTCTTAATTAATGTTTTGTGGTTCAGTTTTAGAAATGTTCTCGGAGTTTTATTCCGACCATGTCCAAAGCAGAGGACCCATATTTCAAAAATTGGACTAATACTTCGAGAACTGAGCCAGAAAGGATATATAATGGCTCATACACATAGTATACTGAAGAACCTGAAGGGGGTGATAAGCCGTGAAGATAGGAAGGTTCAACATCGGACTGAAAGTGGCCGCCCTCATGGCGGCACTGATAGTGACACTGAGCATCGGGGCATTTGCAATGGCGACGTCAATCGGATCAGCGAATACCAGCGGCAAGAACGTCCAAACACCGAGCTATACTGGGAGCATAAAAATTGCCCAGAATTCCAACCTGAGTGAAGATCAGGAGGCAAAGGCCCTCCAGAAGCTTGCAAAGATAACCCCAGAGCAGGCAAAGAGCGCAGCACTTACAAAGGTGAACGGAACCGTGGTCAAGGTGAGCCTTGAGGACGAGAACGGATACCTCGTGTACTCCGTGGAAGTTAAGACTTCGAGCGGTATCAATGACGTAAAGGTTGACGCCGGAAACGGAAAGGTGCTTCACATTGACAAGGGTGCCGAGAGGGAGAAGGAAAGCACTGGAGGCAACGAAGAGAAAGAACCCGGGAAAGAGCTTGAGAAGGGCGAATCCCGTGGTTCAGTGGACAACGACACCATAAACGAGGAAGTGCAACAGGGAGGTGAGAACTGAGAGTGCTCCATATTCTTATTTTACATTTTGAAAAGCGTACCATATATTTTTTAGGGATGAGAGCGATAGGGGAGTTGTGGGTATTATGGACATAGCCAGTTATATCTCCGTTATTAGGTCACTCGACGGCAGGGCCCTGGAGCTCATTGGGATAGCGGTGGCCACATACTACATAAGCGTGTTCATCTATGCTCTTAGATGGAGGATAGTGCTCAGTGGAATGGGGAAGGACATCCCCCTAATGGAGCTGTTGAAGATCACTCTCTCCTCAATTTTCGTTAACAACGTAACACCCATGAGTCGCGGTGGCGGTGAAATTCTAAGGATCACGTGGGTTTCAAAGAAGCACAAGGTGCCCGTGGCCCTCTCAACCGCGAGCATAGTCTATGAAAGAATCTCAGAGGTAATACCGGTGCTTATACTCACCCTCCTGGGGATCTCCTACTTTGCAACGCATGTCGTGGCATTTGTAGTGCTTGGAGCGATCGCTGCGGTACTGCTGTGGCTTAAATGGGACAGAGTGGTGATGCTCTCGGTCAAGATCTTTAGGGTCAGCCTAAGGCAGGAGGACCTGATCAGGATGCTTGAGCTCAAAAAGAAACCTGCTATAAGCCTGCTCACGGTTGGTCTGAGTTCGGCTGTGTGGCTTTTGGACGTTACCAGGCTGAAGCTCATAGCAATGGCCTTCGGCTGGAACCCACCACTTGCGTTCCTTGCAATAGTTTCACTGGCCAATCTGCTCTTCGGTCTGATAGCATTCACACCGGGGGGAATTGGAATAGTTGAGGGAGGACTTCTTGGGACCCTTACCTACTTCGGAATTCCCTCAACACTGGCCCTCTCGGTGACGTTGATTGAGAGGTTCATCTCGTACGTGTCCAGCACTATAGTTGGGTTCATGACTTTGATAACTTCAGGGGGTGTCGAGGTGTGGAGAGCCTTAAGATCGCGTTAGCCTCAGACTGGTTCTTCCCAAGCGTGGGGGGCATAGAGTATCACATTCATGATCTCGCCACCCACCTGGTTGAGATGGGTCACGAAGTCCACGTAATAACAAGGTTCGGGGACCATCCCGATGAGAAGCTCCCTTATCAGGTTCACCGTTTTAAGGGCAGGATAACGATGAACAGCTTCCACGTGAGCATTGGAACGGGTGCATTAAAGCGAATAAACGAGCTGTACAAAAAGGAAGGCTTTGACATAACCCACGGACACAGCATATATTCTCCTATGGCCGTCGGTGTTGCCAATCTCTCAGCCGGGATACGAGGGGTTCCGAGTGTTATAACCAACCACTCACTTCTTGGGAACTCAATCTTAAACCCTGCATACATTGCGCTCCTGCGCCTCTCCCTCCACAAGGTCACTTCGTTCATAGCAGTCAGTGAAGCCGTTAAAAGCGATATGCTCTCAATCCTCGGCAGGAACCTTAAGAACAGGGAGATTTACGTCATTCCCAACGGGATAGACACGGATTTCTGGAAGCCACAGGAGGATAAGGAGGGATGGAAGGAAGCTCTTGGCCTAAAAGGGATGGTGGTAACTACAACCTCCCGCCTTACAAAGAGAAAGAGGATTCACGTGATTCCGAAGGTTGCAAAGAGGATAAAGGAGGAATACGGAGAAAACGTGACGTTTTTGATAATAGGGGATGGACCAGAGAGGAGCAATATTGAACGACTCATCAGGGAATACAACGTTGGGGACATCGTGAAACTCCTCGGGAGACAGCCGAGGGAGAAAATAAAGGAGTACCTGGGGGCAAGCGACGTATACCTCTCCCCCACGGTTTATGAGGCATTCGGAATAGCCGTGCTTGAGGCGCTGGCCTGCGGCGTTCCGGTCGTTGCCAACAACCACGGTGGAATAGGTGAGATCGTGGAGCACGGAAGGACGGGCTTGCTTTCCCAAAATGACCAAGGGCTGATACAGAATCTGGTGGCACTGATTGACGACGAAAATATGCGGGAAGAAATGGGGAAAAACGCAAGGAAGGGAGTGGAAGACCGCTTCAGCTGGGAGGCTGTGGTTCCCCGGGTGCTGGAAGTTTATGAGAGAACAATGAATCAGGCGGATAAGAATCTATTCGTCCTTTACAAATTCCATCAGGCACTCAAGAGGGGGATGGCAAGTGCTGGTATCTTTAACTTTTGATGTTGAGCAGGACTGTCCACCATATCTCAACACTACCAAGGGAATGGAAGAGGGCCTCCCGAAGATTTTGAACCTGCTCGAGGAAAAGGGGGTTAGGGGAACCTTCTTTTTTACAGCGCAGATGGCAAAGGAATACCCCCATCTAGTGAAGCGTGTGGTTGATGACGGCCATGAGCTGGGGTGTCATACTTACAATCATGAACGTCTGGACAGACTATCAAAGAGTGAGGCTGAGAGGGTCATAGAGAAGTCCCTTCAGGTATTGAGGGAATTCGGAGAGGTTGTATCGTTCAGAGCCCCCAACCTCCAGTTGCCATCATGGCTCTATGGCGTGCTAAATGAGAATAGAATCCTCGTCGATTCTTCCACGGCCCGCTACAAAGGATACAGGGAGGGCGTGAATTATGTGAACGGTGTCCTTGAGGTGCCCGCCTCGGTAACCTCCTCAGTCCTGCGACTTCCATGGGGCATCCAGCGCGTGATACATTCCCGTCTACAGGAGCCAAGGATATACTTCGCCCACCCCTGGGAGTTCGTCCCGATGAAAAAAGTGCGCTTTGACTGCCGCTTCAACACAGGAGAGAAAGCCCTTAAGTTGCTTGAAGAGCTTATAGATCACTACAAAAGGGAGAACGCAGAGTTCGTCCAAATGAGGAGCTACCCAGAAATTTTTAAGAGGGGATAATCCCTGCGAGGGGCATGTCATTTATATCAGCCCCTCCGCGTAGAGCCCATGATACACTTTTAGAAGCGCGTTCTGCACCTTCTTCGGCCCGAAAGTCCTGACGGCCTTCCCAAGCCCCTCGTTGTAAATCCTGCGCATAATAAAGTCGGTCTCGCGGTTGAGGTTCAGCTTTTCCTGGTTTTCGAGATAAAGGCGCGCTATCTCACCCGGCTCGCGGTAGTTCAGGCCCTTCAGCCACTTGAGGGGGATTCCATCGTCGAAGCGCTTGACGACCTCGAAGCCTATGATGGTAACCTCATCGTCGCCGTGGAGCTCTCCGTAGATTTTTGAGAGTTCCTGAAGGAGTTCTTTGACATCTGAGAAGCCGTCTGCCTTGGCGTCCTCGTTTGTGAGCTCCATGATTTTCTTCTTCTCAACCTTGGTTATCCTGACCTTCGCCACCGCGGTATCGCTCGGCCTTATGACGAGATAGACCTCGCTCCCCGGTTTAACCTCGTAGTCCCCGTAGCGTATCGTTGTCACCTTGTCCCCGCGGAGAATTCTCGACTTGTAGGCCGAGTCAATCAGCATGAACTTCCTTATCTGAACGCTCTTCACTCTCCTCACTATTCAACCCCCGCACGATGTCCACAACATCCTCAAGGGCCCTTACCTGAAAGTCGGCGTAATCAAGGTAATCCAGCTCCCTGTTTGCATATTTTCCATATTTAAACCACACGGTTACCATACCAGCGTTTTTAGCGCCGTAGATGTCAGAATATAATCTGTCTCCGACCATAAGGGCCTCGTGGGGTCTGACCCCGAAGTTCTTCAGGGCCTTCTGGAATATCTTCAGATGGGGCTTTTTCACCCCCACGAAGTCGGAGATTAGGACGTCGTCGAAGTAGTCCTCTATCTCGGTCCTCAGGATTTTCTCCCACTGCTTCACGGGGTTGCCGTCGGTTATTATCCCCAGCATCAGGCCAATCTGTTTGAGGGCCAGCAGGGTCTTTCTAACTCCCTTCACCGTCTTGAGATGGGTGATCTTCGTGTTGTGGTAGCCGATTACCCCCGCGGCCACCCACTTGGGGTTGTAGGGAAGGTCTAAACGCCTTAAGAGGTAGTCAAAGTGCCGGTTAAAGTTGCTCCCGTACTCGTTGATGAGCTCAAGGAGCTCGTGATACGCTATGCCAAAATCCGTTGGCATTCCAGCCCGTATCATGTTCTCTATGGCGTTTCTACGGGCTATCTCGGCGAGCTTGCTCGTGTCGATGAGCGTGTCATCCAGGTCGAAGAAGACAACCTTTATCATCATCCCCCACCGTTCCCTATTGGGCGGGATGGTATTTAATAATGATGGTGTGGGCAAGGTTTATAAAACCGGGGCTTAACCCTCTCCGAGGCGAGACAGGTGGGGCGAGAGATAACCGATGAAAAGCTCCAGAAGTACTTTAGAATCACCGAAGAAGCTTTAAAAACCCTTGAGGTTGCCGTACACGAGAGGAGCCTTCTAATGGCCGTCGCGAACGACTTTTTAACGATGGCAAAAAGCTATTTTGAGGACGCCAAGTACTACTACGAGAAGGGGGACTACGTTACCGCTTTTGCCGCGCTGAACTACGCCCACGGCTTTATAGACGCGGGTGTGCGGCTGGGAGTGTTTAAGGGAGAGGATGACAGACTCTTTGCCTTCGGCTGAGGTGGGAAAGATGGGAGACTACGTCGTCGTCCTTGAGGCGCCGATAATCGTTAGGGACGTTGAGACGAGCGAAGACGCCATAAACGTGGCCGTGAGCAAGGTGGCAAAGGCACTGAACAAGGAGAACCTCGACTTTGTGAGGGTGGAGATAGGCTACTCGCAGTGCCCGGTCTGCGGGGCCCACTTTGAGAGCGCCTTCGTGATAGGAAGCGTTGGGCTCGTTGGTATGTACCTCACCCTTAAGGTCTTCAACGCCCAGAGCGTGGAGCACGCTGAGAGGATAGCCAAGGCCGTGGTTGGAAAGGCCCTAAAGAAGGTTCCGCTGAAGGTTTACGAGATAAGGGAGATCGAAGGGGGAGAGAGTGGAAACGGGGTCGAACTTGAGGGATAGTTCAATGGCATCCCTCTTGTCCCTTCTTTAATTCCTGATTCACCCAAAGCGGGGAAAACTTTTAAACACTCCCCAATCAACCAACGACATAACCGTTGGAGGTTTTGCCATGGCCAAGTTCATCTTCGTTACGGGTGGTGTCGTTAGCGGTCTTGGTAAGGGCATAACAAGCGCTTCTCTCGGCATGCTCATGAAGGCGCGCGGTTTCAGAACGACGAACATCAAGATAGACCCCTACCTCAACTACGACGCCGGAACGATGAACCCCTACCAGCACGGTGAGGTCTTTGTGCTGGACGATGGCGGCGAGGTCGACCTCGACCTCGGGAACTACGAGCGCTTTCTCGACACCAGCCTGAGCTTCGACCACAACATAACGACCGGGAAGGCCTACTCAGTCGTCATTGAGAAGGAGAGAAAGGGAGAATACCTTGGAGCGACCGTTCAGGTCATTCCCCACGTTACCAATGAGATAAAGGAGCGCATAAGGAGACTTGCGAGGGACTACGACGTCGTTGTCGTTGAGATAGGTGGAACGGTCGGCGACATCGAGAGCATGCCCTTCCT
This window harbors:
- a CDS encoding TIGR02253 family HAD-type hydrolase, with product MIKVVFFDLDDTLIDTSKLAEIARRNAIENMIRAGMPTDFGIAYHELLELINEYGSNFNRHFDYLLRRLDLPYNPKWVAAGVIGYHNTKITHLKTVKGVRKTLLALKQIGLMLGIITDGNPVKQWEKILRTEIEDYFDDVLISDFVGVKKPHLKIFQKALKNFGVRPHEALMVGDRLYSDIYGAKNAGMVTVWFKYGKYANRELDYLDYADFQVRALEDVVDIVRGLNSEESEERSDKEVHAD
- a CDS encoding DUF357 domain-containing protein, producing the protein MGREITDEKLQKYFRITEEALKTLEVAVHERSLLMAVANDFLTMAKSYFEDAKYYYEKGDYVTAFAALNYAHGFIDAGVRLGVFKGEDDRLFAFG
- a CDS encoding ASCH domain-containing protein; this translates as MLIDSAYKSRILRGDKVTTIRYGDYEVKPGSEVYLVIRPSDTAVAKVRITKVEKKKIMELTNEDAKADGFSDVKELLQELSKIYGELHGDDEVTIIGFEVVKRFDDGIPLKWLKGLNYREPGEIARLYLENQEKLNLNRETDFIMRRIYNEGLGKAVRTFGPKKVQNALLKVYHGLYAEGLI
- a CDS encoding DUF555 domain-containing protein; the encoded protein is MGDYVVVLEAPIIVRDVETSEDAINVAVSKVAKALNKENLDFVRVEIGYSQCPVCGAHFESAFVIGSVGLVGMYLTLKVFNAQSVEHAERIAKAVVGKALKKVPLKVYEIREIEGGESGNGVELEG